A window of the Nocardia sp. NBC_01329 genome harbors these coding sequences:
- a CDS encoding mycofactocin-coupled SDR family oxidoreductase codes for MGKLDGKVAFITGAGRGQGRTHAVRFAQEGADIVAVDTTARVDTVPYPLAGADDLAETVRLVEATGRRIVARDADVRDFTALSAAVAAGVDAFGRLDIVVANAGISSPAPTLEMSEEVWQDMIDINLTGVWKSLKAAVPHVIDGGRGGSVVITSSLAAFHANEYTAHYSAAKSGLVMLMKVLAKELAPHNIRVNTVHPTTVATEMILNDATYRLFRPDLADPDRADFEEAARTLNRLPVAALEPEDITATVLHLVSDEARYTTGTTQLIDAGGAL; via the coding sequence ATGGGCAAATTGGACGGCAAAGTCGCCTTCATCACCGGCGCCGGGCGGGGCCAGGGACGGACGCATGCTGTGCGGTTCGCTCAGGAGGGCGCCGATATCGTCGCCGTCGATACGACCGCCCGGGTCGACACAGTCCCTTATCCGCTGGCCGGTGCCGATGACCTCGCGGAAACGGTGCGGCTGGTGGAGGCCACCGGTCGCCGTATCGTCGCCCGGGACGCCGACGTTCGCGATTTCACCGCCCTGTCCGCGGCGGTCGCCGCGGGCGTGGACGCGTTCGGCCGCCTCGATATCGTGGTCGCCAATGCCGGTATCTCCAGCCCCGCTCCGACTCTGGAAATGAGCGAAGAGGTCTGGCAGGACATGATCGATATCAACCTCACCGGTGTGTGGAAGTCGCTGAAGGCCGCTGTTCCACATGTCATCGATGGTGGCCGCGGTGGTTCCGTGGTGATCACCAGTTCGCTGGCCGCGTTCCACGCCAACGAGTACACCGCGCACTACTCGGCGGCCAAATCCGGTCTGGTGATGCTGATGAAAGTACTCGCCAAAGAACTCGCCCCGCACAATATCCGGGTCAACACCGTGCACCCGACAACCGTGGCCACGGAAATGATCCTCAACGACGCGACCTATCGCCTCTTCCGTCCCGACCTTGCCGACCCGGACCGTGCCGATTTCGAAGAAGCGGCCCGCACTCTCAACCGGCTCCCGGTCGCGGCCCTGGAACCGGAGGACATCACCGCTACAGTGCTGCACCTGGTCTCCGACGAGGCCCGCTACACCACCGGGACTACTCAGTTGATCGACGCCGGTGGGGCTCTCTGA
- a CDS encoding MFS transporter yields MSTMSESRARPADPTDRWPAIVVLALATFMVVTSEMLPVGVLTPMSEGLSISPGTAGFSLAITGVVAAFAAPFVPRAIGGLDRRGVLVAAALVLATGNLITAAAQSFAVLALGRIIVGFAMATVWALAVASATRLVRADRVGLAVSTVTGGVAVASVLGVPFGTFLGDIAGWRSAFGALALAAVVLAAGLAALLPPLARQHGAGTTGNFRSLLAIPAVRWGLIAVILVVSAHFAAYTYVRPALETLSGVHGSGISLLLLVYGVFGIVANFAAGAAAARWVRPTLLVLAIGMTGALLALPAVGKAPFGAGAVLVLWGLSYGGVSVCATLWAVQAAPDRREAVTGLFVGAFTGSIALGSFLGGVVLDGAGLSVLFWGAAGAAAVAVLTLIPGRGGVAAR; encoded by the coding sequence ATGTCCACTATGAGTGAATCGCGGGCACGCCCCGCCGATCCCACCGACCGCTGGCCCGCGATCGTGGTGCTGGCCCTGGCCACCTTCATGGTCGTCACCTCGGAGATGCTTCCGGTCGGCGTGCTGACCCCGATGTCGGAAGGGTTGAGTATCTCGCCGGGAACCGCGGGCTTCAGCCTGGCGATCACCGGTGTCGTGGCCGCGTTCGCGGCTCCCTTCGTCCCTCGGGCGATCGGCGGGCTGGACCGGCGTGGTGTTCTGGTGGCGGCGGCTCTTGTGCTGGCCACCGGTAATCTGATCACCGCGGCAGCTCAGAGTTTCGCGGTGCTCGCGCTCGGCCGTATCATCGTCGGCTTCGCGATGGCCACCGTATGGGCACTGGCGGTAGCGTCCGCCACCCGGCTGGTCAGGGCGGACCGAGTAGGTCTCGCGGTGTCCACGGTCACCGGCGGTGTCGCGGTGGCCTCCGTTCTGGGGGTCCCGTTCGGCACCTTCCTCGGCGATATCGCGGGCTGGCGCAGCGCCTTCGGTGCGCTTGCGCTGGCCGCTGTCGTGCTCGCCGCAGGGCTCGCGGCGCTTCTGCCGCCGTTGGCGCGGCAACATGGCGCCGGGACAACCGGCAACTTCCGTTCACTGCTGGCGATTCCGGCGGTCCGGTGGGGTTTGATCGCGGTGATCCTCGTGGTCTCCGCGCATTTCGCGGCCTATACGTATGTGCGGCCCGCGCTGGAAACGCTGTCGGGTGTGCACGGTTCCGGTATCTCGTTGTTGCTGCTCGTGTACGGGGTTTTCGGGATCGTTGCGAACTTCGCCGCCGGCGCCGCCGCGGCGCGGTGGGTCCGGCCGACACTGCTCGTGCTGGCGATCGGTATGACCGGTGCGCTGCTGGCGCTACCAGCGGTGGGGAAAGCTCCGTTCGGTGCCGGCGCGGTGTTGGTGCTGTGGGGGCTGTCCTACGGCGGTGTCTCGGTCTGTGCCACCCTCTGGGCGGTTCAGGCCGCACCTGATCGGCGGGAAGCTGTCACCGGCCTGTTCGTCGGCGCTTTCACCGGAAGTATCGCGCTGGGGTCGTTTCTCGGCGGGGTGGTCCTGGACGGGGCCGGATTATCCGTGCTGTTCTGGGGTGCGGCGGGCGCGGCGGCCGTGGCCGTCCTGACGCTGATTCCCGGTCGTGGCGGGGTAGCTGCCAGATGA
- a CDS encoding cytochrome P450 — MNTPPDPVPPQVPGRGDEQRVALYSAEFAADPHRGYREMRKRYGALVPVDLAPGVPATLVIGYRAALRILNDPARFPADPRRWEKTVPADCPVLPVLQWRPNAPRSAGAEHARYRGATTAALNGVDLHALRGTVERFAVPLINSFCAAGSADLVAQYAFPLTFEVINAMLGCPPDISARAAAATAAIFDGVDAEKGNLMFGEAVQELVAAKRTEPGDDVTTRLLHHRAGLDETEMTHQVVALYGVGMGPMQSLIINTLSLILTDDRFADEMHGGALATRDALDDVLFDDPPLPNASVTYPRQPILVDGVWLPAHQPVVISLAGCNDDPEIRAGDHTGNRSHLAWGAGPHACPAQPTAYLIAQEAIDQLLDALPEIRLAVPADELVWRPGPLHRTLVELPVTFPPTPPLLFG, encoded by the coding sequence ATGAACACGCCGCCCGACCCCGTGCCCCCGCAGGTGCCCGGACGGGGCGACGAACAGCGTGTCGCGCTGTATTCCGCCGAATTCGCCGCCGATCCACACCGCGGGTACCGGGAGATGCGGAAGCGCTACGGCGCACTGGTTCCCGTGGACCTGGCACCCGGAGTACCGGCGACACTGGTGATCGGCTACCGCGCCGCACTGCGCATTCTGAACGACCCCGCACGGTTCCCCGCAGATCCCCGCCGCTGGGAGAAGACCGTCCCCGCCGACTGTCCGGTACTGCCGGTACTGCAGTGGCGCCCGAACGCTCCGCGCAGCGCCGGCGCCGAACACGCGCGCTACCGGGGCGCCACCACCGCCGCCCTGAACGGGGTCGACCTGCACGCGCTGCGCGGTACTGTCGAACGCTTCGCGGTACCGCTGATCAATTCGTTCTGCGCGGCCGGTTCGGCCGATCTCGTCGCCCAGTACGCGTTTCCGCTGACCTTCGAGGTCATCAATGCGATGCTCGGCTGCCCGCCGGATATCAGCGCCCGCGCCGCCGCCGCGACCGCCGCCATCTTCGACGGGGTCGACGCGGAGAAGGGCAATCTGATGTTCGGGGAGGCGGTGCAGGAACTGGTGGCCGCCAAGAGGACAGAACCGGGCGACGATGTCACCACCCGGTTGCTGCACCACCGGGCCGGACTCGACGAAACCGAGATGACGCACCAGGTGGTCGCCCTCTACGGCGTCGGTATGGGTCCGATGCAGAGCCTGATCATCAACACACTGTCGCTGATCCTCACCGACGACAGATTCGCCGACGAAATGCACGGCGGCGCGCTGGCGACCCGGGACGCCCTCGACGACGTGCTCTTCGACGACCCGCCCCTGCCCAATGCCAGCGTCACCTATCCCCGCCAGCCGATCCTGGTCGACGGTGTCTGGCTGCCCGCGCACCAACCGGTGGTGATCAGCCTCGCCGGATGCAACGACGATCCGGAGATCCGCGCCGGCGACCATACCGGTAACCGGTCCCATCTGGCCTGGGGCGCCGGGCCGCACGCGTGCCCGGCGCAGCCCACCGCCTACCTGATAGCGCAAGAGGCCATCGACCAGTTGCTCGACGCACTGCCCGAGATCAGGCTGGCGGTGCCGGCGGACGAGCTGGTCTGGCGGCCGGGCCCACTGCATCGCACCCTCGTGGAATTGCCGGTCACCTTCCCGCCGACACCACCACTGCTGTTCGGCTGA
- a CDS encoding DUF397 domain-containing protein — protein MINLSDAKWFKSSRSAGGQDCVEAAHLIRGMVGVRDSKNPDGPALVFAPGVWDAFLSAAKNGGFDHR, from the coding sequence ATGATCAATCTGTCCGACGCGAAGTGGTTCAAGAGTTCGCGGAGCGCCGGTGGGCAGGATTGTGTCGAAGCCGCCCACCTCATCCGGGGCATGGTCGGTGTGCGGGACAGCAAGAACCCGGATGGTCCCGCTCTGGTCTTCGCTCCCGGCGTGTGGGATGCGTTCCTGAGCGCCGCGAAGAACGGCGGGTTCGACCACCGCTGA
- a CDS encoding helix-turn-helix domain-containing protein, with the protein MVRLPLTATQIDAGRRLGLRLRTARGGRDLAEVARAAGISPETLRKIETGRLPSPGFGTVVSLSRVLELPLAELAEIWTADNLAESA; encoded by the coding sequence ATGGTCCGCCTACCCCTCACCGCTACCCAGATCGACGCCGGCCGCCGCCTCGGACTCCGATTGCGCACCGCCCGCGGGGGACGTGACCTCGCCGAGGTCGCCCGCGCGGCCGGTATCTCCCCGGAAACTCTGCGCAAGATCGAAACCGGCCGCCTTCCCTCACCGGGCTTCGGCACCGTGGTTTCGCTGAGCCGGGTCCTCGAACTCCCCCTCGCGGAGCTGGCCGAGATCTGGACCGCGGACAACCTCGCCGAATCCGCCTGA
- a CDS encoding LysR family transcriptional regulator, which translates to MPDLPVRELECLLILAEELHFGRTAQRLRVSQSRVSQLVAALERKIGTQLVDRTSRRVALTDAGAEFVDRMGPAYTRLAEVVDTARQHAVRADPIRIGFQGIAYETITAGLTRFGRENPDVALSLRELPLGDPFGALQRGHIDAAVALLPVREPELSVGYIFPPAPRMLAVGNGHPLAGVERIDAEALAAVDLVAVDGPAPEYWQDVHFPRFTPLGKPITGTVDAATLQEGLTLAATGRYAMLVCSPVAERNPRSDLRYVHVTGFDEESRLALIWRTTPPCAHLTKLAALLRKPMRTPGPGQLATAGAVPSASDNGHRQDP; encoded by the coding sequence ATGCCGGACCTTCCCGTGCGTGAGCTGGAGTGCCTGCTGATACTCGCCGAAGAACTACACTTCGGCCGGACGGCACAGCGACTGCGGGTCTCGCAGAGCCGGGTCAGCCAACTCGTCGCCGCGCTGGAACGCAAAATCGGGACGCAGCTCGTGGACCGCACCAGCCGCCGGGTGGCACTCACCGATGCCGGCGCCGAATTCGTGGACCGGATGGGCCCTGCGTACACCCGGTTGGCCGAGGTAGTCGACACTGCGCGGCAGCACGCCGTGCGGGCCGACCCGATCCGCATAGGTTTCCAAGGCATCGCCTACGAGACGATCACCGCGGGTCTGACCCGCTTCGGCCGGGAGAACCCGGATGTGGCGCTCTCACTGCGAGAGCTACCGCTCGGCGATCCCTTCGGGGCTCTGCAACGCGGTCACATCGATGCCGCCGTAGCGCTGCTGCCGGTGCGGGAGCCGGAGCTTTCGGTCGGCTACATCTTCCCGCCCGCGCCCCGGATGCTGGCCGTCGGGAACGGTCACCCCCTGGCGGGTGTGGAGCGTATCGACGCCGAAGCGCTGGCCGCTGTCGATCTCGTAGCGGTGGACGGCCCCGCCCCCGAATACTGGCAGGATGTGCACTTCCCGCGTTTCACGCCGCTCGGGAAACCGATCACCGGAACGGTCGATGCGGCGACGCTCCAGGAAGGGCTGACTCTTGCCGCGACCGGACGGTACGCGATGCTCGTCTGTAGCCCGGTCGCCGAGCGGAACCCGCGGTCCGACCTGCGCTACGTCCACGTCACCGGATTCGACGAAGAATCGCGACTCGCGTTGATCTGGCGGACCACACCCCCGTGCGCGCACCTGACGAAGCTGGCGGCATTGCTCCGGAAACCGATGCGTACACCCGGACCCGGGCAGCTCGCCACGGCCGGCGCGGTACCGTCGGCCTCGGATAACGGCCACCGGCAAGATCCGTGA
- a CDS encoding polysaccharide deacetylase family protein, with translation MDRRRMLSLLAAGTAAVLTGCHAAQGESAVADEVYAPEAVDPPVAPPSPLLRPPPGGPRRPIPAGTITALPGPGSSMALTVDDGVSSEVVGAYIRFARDTGARLTFFVTACYDSWHVHRDELRPLVEAGQIQLANHTWAHADLTAVSESTVADELSRCKLFLHNTFGVTGAPYYRPPFGRHNATVDRIAGDLGYTVPVMWYGSLSDSGLITEQYLVECAHKYFNPQTIVIGHANFPPVTRCYRQLVDIVRERALSLVTLDDVLTVV, from the coding sequence ATGGACAGGCGTCGGATGTTGTCGTTGCTGGCGGCGGGCACCGCGGCGGTGTTGACCGGGTGTCACGCCGCGCAGGGTGAATCGGCCGTGGCAGACGAGGTGTATGCACCGGAAGCGGTGGATCCGCCCGTTGCGCCGCCGTCTCCGCTGCTGCGGCCGCCACCCGGTGGTCCGCGTAGGCCGATTCCGGCGGGCACCATCACCGCTCTTCCGGGGCCGGGGAGCAGTATGGCGCTCACGGTGGACGACGGGGTGAGTTCCGAGGTCGTCGGCGCCTATATCCGGTTCGCCCGGGATACCGGCGCCCGCCTCACCTTCTTCGTCACCGCCTGTTACGACTCCTGGCATGTGCACCGGGACGAACTGCGTCCCCTGGTTGAGGCCGGTCAGATCCAGCTCGCCAACCACACCTGGGCGCACGCCGACCTCACCGCGGTCTCGGAGTCCACCGTCGCGGATGAGCTGTCGCGCTGTAAATTGTTCCTGCACAATACTTTCGGAGTGACCGGCGCGCCCTATTATCGACCGCCGTTCGGTCGGCACAATGCCACGGTCGATCGGATAGCGGGCGATCTGGGGTACACCGTCCCGGTCATGTGGTACGGCTCGCTGTCGGATTCCGGCCTGATCACCGAGCAATATCTGGTCGAGTGTGCGCACAAATATTTCAACCCGCAGACGATCGTCATCGGGCACGCGAACTTCCCGCCGGTCACCCGGTGCTACAGGCAGCTGGTGGATATCGTTCGCGAGCGAGCGCTGTCACTGGTCACGCTCGACGACGTACTGACCGTCGTGTGA
- a CDS encoding endonuclease/exonuclease/phosphatase family protein, protein MTRRIVRRVLLGAGWCALLAGVLGIALYLGGWQRRELILLASGATYLMLATVIALLLFLTARGWRSAAAAAVVLAGVLWTQLPLFVPDSRAATGAELTVLQSNLLFGGADTDALVTAVRERTVDVLTVDELTPEAVDALTADGLGDLLPYSYLDPGPGGGGTGIYSRFPLSDPVRHQEFVLGNLSATLTHPALGPVTVYAFHPLPPTADTEIWAREMSAVDTILRESSGPAVVGADFNATSDHAAFRRLVGGDFAAAAEQAGAGRLLTYPADKPWGPLIGIDHILVSGGTTDHISTFTLAGTDHRAVVARLRLTP, encoded by the coding sequence ATGACGCGCAGAATTGTCCGCCGGGTGCTGCTCGGCGCGGGCTGGTGTGCGCTGCTGGCCGGGGTGCTCGGGATCGCCCTCTACCTCGGGGGCTGGCAGCGCCGGGAACTGATCCTGCTGGCCTCGGGCGCGACCTATCTGATGCTCGCGACCGTAATCGCGCTGCTGCTGTTCCTGACCGCGCGCGGCTGGCGCAGCGCCGCGGCGGCGGCGGTCGTGCTCGCCGGGGTGCTGTGGACCCAGCTGCCGCTGTTCGTCCCGGACAGCCGGGCCGCCACCGGCGCCGAACTGACAGTGCTGCAATCGAATCTGTTGTTCGGCGGTGCGGATACCGACGCGCTCGTGACCGCGGTCCGTGAACGCACCGTCGATGTGCTCACCGTGGACGAACTCACTCCCGAAGCGGTCGACGCGCTGACGGCGGACGGTCTGGGCGATCTCCTGCCGTACAGCTATCTGGATCCGGGTCCCGGCGGCGGGGGCACCGGCATCTACAGTCGCTTCCCGCTGTCGGATCCGGTGCGGCACCAGGAGTTCGTCCTGGGCAATCTGTCCGCGACACTCACCCATCCCGCCCTCGGACCGGTCACGGTCTACGCGTTCCACCCGCTGCCGCCCACAGCGGACACGGAGATATGGGCGCGGGAGATGAGCGCGGTCGACACGATTCTGCGGGAATCGAGCGGCCCGGCGGTGGTCGGCGCCGATTTCAACGCCACCAGCGACCACGCGGCATTCCGGCGTCTGGTGGGCGGAGATTTCGCGGCCGCCGCGGAACAAGCGGGAGCGGGAAGGCTGCTCACCTATCCGGCCGATAAACCGTGGGGGCCGCTGATCGGTATAGATCATATTCTGGTATCCGGCGGTACCACCGATCACATCAGCACGTTCACCCTCGCCGGTACGGACCACCGCGCCGTCGTGGCCCGCCTCCGGCTCACCCCCTGA
- a CDS encoding MFS transporter: MTSTWTTLRPLLPTVFLPSAVFGIGQGAGSPVIALTARDLGASVGVAGVIVALVGLGAVLGDLPAGRVVARFGERRSIIAGSMIGTVGVLLSLLAWTPVVLALGALLTGVSNAVWGLARQSYLAEVVPVPMRARAMATFALMWRLGFLIGPFAGALVILGIGTRGGFAVQLAGVVISGYLMSRVPDPSRAHDAPVGGVSLGTILRRHRRLLVTLGAGSMLMGAARAAREAALPLWADHIGLDAASASMVFGIGAAFDLLCSYPAGQLMDRYGRRFIAVPSLLIIALSYFLLPISHNVWTIGAVAVIMGIGNGFGNGVIMTLGADIAPAATRAQFLAAWRLTHDFGMFLGPLAAGVAATVVALGLAVVGLGMVSTTGAAVMYRYIPRFVPAPARGVADAVPVRTSTH, translated from the coding sequence ATGACCTCCACCTGGACAACTCTGCGACCACTGCTACCCACTGTTTTCCTCCCGTCCGCCGTATTCGGGATAGGTCAGGGTGCGGGTTCCCCCGTGATCGCCCTGACGGCCCGTGATCTCGGTGCCTCGGTGGGTGTGGCCGGAGTGATCGTGGCCCTCGTCGGTCTCGGCGCGGTACTGGGCGATCTTCCGGCGGGCCGGGTGGTGGCCCGGTTCGGGGAGCGACGGTCCATCATCGCGGGATCGATGATCGGCACCGTCGGTGTGCTGCTGTCGCTGCTGGCGTGGACGCCCGTGGTGCTGGCGCTCGGCGCCCTGCTGACCGGGGTGTCGAACGCGGTGTGGGGACTGGCGCGGCAGAGCTATCTCGCCGAAGTGGTACCGGTACCCATGCGGGCGCGGGCCATGGCGACATTCGCGCTCATGTGGCGGCTGGGCTTTCTCATCGGGCCGTTCGCCGGTGCGCTGGTGATCCTCGGGATCGGGACCCGCGGCGGATTCGCTGTTCAACTGGCCGGTGTGGTCATTTCCGGCTACCTGATGTCGCGGGTTCCCGACCCGTCCCGCGCCCACGATGCGCCGGTGGGCGGGGTCTCGCTGGGGACGATCCTGCGCCGGCATCGCCGGTTGCTGGTGACGTTGGGCGCGGGATCGATGCTGATGGGGGCGGCCCGGGCGGCACGGGAAGCGGCGTTACCGTTGTGGGCCGACCATATCGGCCTGGACGCCGCCTCGGCCTCCATGGTGTTCGGTATCGGGGCCGCGTTCGATCTGCTCTGTTCGTATCCGGCCGGGCAATTGATGGACCGCTACGGTCGCCGGTTCATCGCGGTGCCCTCGCTGCTGATCATCGCGCTGTCCTATTTCCTGCTCCCGATCTCGCACAATGTGTGGACTATCGGTGCGGTCGCGGTGATCATGGGTATCGGTAACGGGTTCGGTAACGGCGTGATCATGACATTGGGGGCAGATATCGCACCCGCCGCCACCCGCGCGCAATTCTTGGCGGCCTGGCGGCTCACCCACGATTTCGGAATGTTCCTGGGTCCACTGGCCGCGGGCGTCGCCGCGACGGTGGTCGCACTGGGGCTCGCGGTCGTCGGGCTGGGCATGGTGTCGACGACCGGTGCGGCGGTGATGTACCGGTACATTCCGCGGTTCGTCCCCGCACCGGCACGGGGCGTTGCCGATGCCGTGCCGGTGCGGACGAGTACGCACTGA
- the map gene encoding type I methionyl aminopeptidase — MVELKSADEIERMRVAGAFVAEILAELRAAAAVGVNLLDLELIVRERIRRRGAVSCYWDYAPSFGRGPFRNTVCLSVNDAVLHGLPFDYTLNDGDVLTMDLALSIDGWVADAATTVIVGTADAEDSRLVRATEEALAAAIEAAQPGNRIGDISAAISAVAAAHGYPVNTEFGGHGLGRTMHEDPHVSNAGRAGRGFRLRPGLTLALEPWFAATTDRIVTDADGWTIRSADGSRTAHSEHTVAITADGPRVLTVAA, encoded by the coding sequence ATGGTGGAGTTGAAATCGGCGGACGAGATCGAGCGGATGCGCGTCGCGGGCGCGTTCGTCGCGGAGATCCTGGCGGAACTACGCGCGGCCGCGGCCGTGGGCGTGAATCTGCTGGACCTGGAGCTGATCGTGCGCGAACGGATCCGGCGACGGGGCGCGGTGTCGTGCTACTGGGACTACGCGCCCTCGTTCGGGCGCGGGCCGTTCCGCAATACGGTCTGCCTATCGGTCAACGATGCCGTTCTGCACGGTCTGCCCTTCGACTACACCCTGAACGACGGTGATGTGCTGACCATGGATCTGGCACTGAGTATCGACGGCTGGGTCGCCGACGCAGCCACCACCGTCATCGTCGGGACGGCCGACGCCGAGGATTCGCGCCTCGTGCGGGCCACCGAGGAAGCCCTGGCCGCGGCGATCGAAGCCGCGCAGCCCGGTAACCGGATCGGTGATATCTCGGCCGCCATCTCGGCCGTCGCCGCTGCCCACGGCTATCCCGTGAACACCGAATTCGGCGGTCACGGGCTCGGCCGGACCATGCACGAGGATCCGCACGTTTCCAACGCCGGGCGCGCGGGCCGGGGCTTCCGGTTGCGGCCCGGCCTTACCCTCGCCCTGGAACCGTGGTTCGCCGCGACGACAGACCGGATCGTCACCGACGCGGACGGCTGGACCATCCGCTCCGCCGACGGCTCCCGCACGGCTCATTCCGAGCACACCGTCGCCATCACCGCGGACGGCCCCCGGGTCCTCACCGTGGCAGCTTGA
- a CDS encoding helix-turn-helix domain-containing protein, with protein sequence MLPRRALGQQLRKMRERNDMSQAAAARVAETSPQTYGRLEDGLVTKVTDLVLNALSNAFRATDEERRLLLDLAVEIRTTTASGAGWWRAYSDAIAQGFDHYLALEEAATWVTSWQTTVVPGLLQTREYRRALTWALLPNGSPAEVERQLDLVTERQNSLEREGFRFEALLYESVIRRRVGSSSVISEQIGHLLELSEAPGVEIRVVPFGEANPVGLVANSFVLFSFPPLPTSRLGTPPVAYMEGLTGGLYVERDAEVSRFSREASLIRRVALSPMASRDLMLRALKEFGS encoded by the coding sequence ATGCTGCCGCGCCGAGCGCTGGGGCAGCAGCTCCGAAAGATGCGGGAACGCAACGATATGAGTCAGGCGGCGGCGGCCCGGGTGGCCGAGACGAGTCCGCAGACCTACGGACGCCTCGAGGACGGTCTGGTGACCAAAGTGACCGACCTCGTCCTCAACGCCTTGTCCAATGCTTTCCGGGCCACTGACGAAGAGCGCCGTCTGCTGCTGGATCTCGCAGTGGAGATCAGGACCACCACGGCCTCGGGTGCAGGTTGGTGGCGGGCCTACTCCGATGCAATCGCTCAGGGTTTCGACCATTATCTGGCGCTCGAGGAGGCGGCTACCTGGGTGACATCGTGGCAGACCACAGTGGTCCCGGGATTGCTTCAGACACGGGAATATCGCCGAGCTCTGACCTGGGCTTTGCTGCCGAACGGCTCCCCGGCCGAGGTTGAGCGACAACTCGACTTGGTCACGGAGCGGCAGAATTCGCTGGAGCGCGAGGGTTTCCGATTCGAAGCACTTCTCTACGAATCGGTGATTCGACGCCGCGTGGGCAGCTCGTCGGTGATCTCCGAGCAGATCGGACACCTCTTGGAACTGTCGGAAGCCCCCGGCGTGGAGATCAGGGTCGTGCCGTTCGGTGAAGCGAACCCGGTGGGCTTGGTCGCAAACAGCTTTGTGCTCTTCAGCTTTCCGCCGCTGCCCACTTCGAGGCTGGGAACGCCGCCAGTGGCTTATATGGAGGGCCTCACCGGCGGTCTGTACGTGGAACGAGATGCCGAGGTGTCCCGTTTTTCCCGCGAGGCAAGCCTGATCCGCCGTGTAGCGTTGTCCCCGATGGCATCCAGGGACCTGATGCTACGGGCACTGAAGGAGTTCGGATCATGA